The Phragmites australis chromosome 15, lpPhrAust1.1, whole genome shotgun sequence genome window below encodes:
- the LOC133893229 gene encoding uncharacterized protein LOC133893229 gives MSRVPSLSPSLSGDEDVEEEEEDEGVDGYRKGGYHAVRPGDQFAAGRYVAQWKLGWGNFSTVWLAFDVQSQKYVALKIQKSAPEFAQAALHEIEFLSEITKRDPSNCKCIIQLMDHFKHTGPNGQHICLVFEFLGDSLLKLVQYNRYNGIGFDRVRQICRSILVGLDYLHSELGIIHSDLKLENVLLVSTIDPLKDPIRSGLKPNLERPEGNPNGEVGLNPIEKKLKMRARRVLAKLAERRKSVAESSRSERSLDGIDLTCKIVDFGNACWGDKQYTDFIQTRQYRAPEIILGAAYSFSVDVWSLACIAFELATGEMLFTPKEGHGYSEDEDHLALMMELLGKMPKKIATMGTRSKEYFDRHGDLKRIRRLKFSSVERILVDKYRISESDAQEFANFLCPLLDFAPEKRPTAAQCLQHPWLQHNDDKTCGALNNTGPKNVDLTHSTGIVTSSDCKNIDVTHNIGNLTGNCDKSGDAKCNTASIANNVSTNADVQPNIGSIANRHSKNADVQPNTRSIINRLAKNADVNMNIGSIVNRDVNNSDTKPHIGSIANSDAKSSNAKLDTGSTRNAKTIDIKPNTGSITSRDDKSSNVDITTSSVLNRDVKCSIRSVVNSYIKNFDAKCNSGGIANSDANNSDMKPSTRSIATVGGGKSMNIKPNSGNIKNNDAINIVVKPNAGTDANSDTKNADVQTNTGSVTSSDDNVVDTKPNIGRVAASIQRLESSMGKVQIGRYR, from the exons atgtcGCGGGTGCCGTCGCTGTCGCCGTCGCTGTCGGGCGACGAGGacgtggaagaggaggaggaggacgagggcgTCGACGGCTACCGCAAGGGCGGCTACCATGCCGTCCGCCCCGGGGACCAGTTCGCCGCAGGCCGCTACGTCGCCCAGTGGAAACTCGGCTGGGGCAACTTCTCCACCGTCTGGCTCGCCTTCGATGTCCAATCACAG AAATATGTGGCTCTCAAGATTCAAAAGAGTGCGCCCGAGTTTGCGCAGGCTGCTCTTCATGAAATCGAGTTCCTGTCAGAGATCACCAAGAGGGACCCTTCCAATTGTAAATGCATCATTCAGTTGATGGATCACTTCAAGCACACAGGGCCGAATGGGCAGCATATCTGCCTTGTCTTTGAGTTCCTGGGAGATAGCTTGCTTAAGCTGGTACAGTACAACCGGTACAATGGCATTGGGTTCGATAGGGTGAGGCAAATATGCAGATCCATTTTGGTAGGTCTTGATTACTTGCACAGTGAGCTTGGTATCATCCATTCAGATTTGAAGCTTGAGAATGTTCTCCTTGTTTCAACAATTGACCCCTTGAAGGACCCCATACGCTCTGGGCTTAAACCCAACCTTGAGAGGCCTGAGGGGAATCCTAATGGAGAAGTTGGTCTCAACCCTATTGAGAAGAAACTAAAGATGAGAGCAAGGAGAGTGCTTGCAAAGCTTGCTGAAAGAAGAAAATCAGTTGCAGAATCTTCACGCTCGGAAAGGAGCTTGGATGGGATTGATCTGACGTGCAAGATTGTGGACTTTGGGAATGCTTGTTGGGGTGACAAGCAGTATACAGATTTCATTCAGACAAGGCAGTACCGGGCACCAGAGATCATTCTAGGTGCAGCATATTCGTTTTCGGTTGATGTGTGGTCGCTTGCGTGCATTGCTTTTGAGCTTGCCACAGGCGAAATGCTATTTACACCCAAGGAAGGCCATGGATACAGCGAAGATGAG GATCACTTGGCTTTAATGATGGAGCTCCTTGGCAAGATGCCAAAAAAA ATTGCTACCATGGGAACACGGTCAAAGGAGTATTTTGACCGCCATGGAGATTTAAAGCGGATAAGAAGGCTGAAATTCTCATCTGTCGAGCGCATCCTTGTTGACAAATACAGAATTTCTGAATCTGATGCCCAGGAATTTGCCAATTTCCTTTGCCCTTTACTTGACTTTGCACCAGAGAAGAGGCCGACAGCTGCACAATGCCTACAGCATCCATGGCTTCAACACAATGATGATAAGACTTGTGGGGCTCTTAACAACACTGGTCCCAAGAATGTTGATCTGACACACAGCACAGGAATCGTCACCAGCAGTGACTGTAAGAATATTGATGTGACACACAACATTGGAAACCTCACTGGCAACTGTGACAAAAGTGGTGATGCAAAATGCAACACTGCAAGCATTGCCAACAATGTTTCCACGAATGCTGATGTACAGCCCAATATCGGAAGCATTGCCAACAGACATTCCAAAAATGCCGATGTACAGCCTAATACCAGAAGCATTATCAACAGACTTGCCAAAAATGCTGATGTAAATATGAACATTGGATCCATTGTTAACAGAGATGTCAATAATTCTGATACAAAGCCTCACATTGGAAGCATCGCCAACAGTGATGCCAAAAGCTCTAACGCAAAGCTGGACACTGGGAGCACCAGAAATGCCAAAACTATTGATATAAAGCCCAACACTGGCAGCATCACCAGCAGAGATGACAAGAGTAGTAATGTGGACATCACCACTTCCAGTGTTCTCAACAGAGATGTGAAGTGCAGCATTAGAAGCGTTGTCAATTCTTATATCAAGAACTTCGATGCGAAGTGCAACTCTGGAGGCATTGCCAATAGTGATGCCAATAATTCAGATATGAAGCCCAGCACTAGAAGTATTGCCACTGTGGGTGGTGGCAAGAGTATGAACATAAAGCCAAACAGTGGAAACATTAAGAACAATGATGCCATCAATATTGTTGTAAAGCCCAACGCTGGGACTGATGCCAACAGTGACACCAAAAACGCTGATGTACAGACTAATACTGGAAGTGTCACCAGCAGCGATGATAATGTTGTTGATACCAAACCAAACATTGGTCGTGTTGCTGCAAGTATACAGAGGTTGGAGAGCAGCATGGGTAAAGTGCAAATCGGGAGATATCGGTGA